One Vibrio neonatus genomic window carries:
- a CDS encoding YggS family pyridoxal phosphate-dependent enzyme, giving the protein MQTIQSNLEHIHQQIKDSERKFGRLTDSVQLLAVSKTKPIQAVLDACHAGQRQFGENYVQEGVEKIQYFQEHHNDFDIEWHFIGPIQSNKTRPISESFDWVHSIDRLKIAQRLNDQRPSGRDPLQVLLQVNTSGEESKSGINAAEALELAAAVDALPNLTLRGLMSIPAAVASYEEQLQAFNQLKGLFDQIKSQYPQVDTLSMGMSGDMEAAIEAGSTMVRIGTAIFGARDYSNKQ; this is encoded by the coding sequence ATGCAGACAATCCAATCAAATTTAGAACACATTCATCAGCAAATTAAAGATTCTGAACGTAAGTTTGGGCGTCTAACTGATTCAGTGCAACTTCTTGCAGTAAGTAAAACCAAACCTATTCAAGCGGTGCTGGATGCTTGTCACGCAGGTCAGCGTCAGTTTGGTGAGAATTACGTACAAGAAGGTGTTGAAAAAATTCAATACTTTCAAGAACATCATAACGATTTCGATATAGAATGGCACTTTATTGGGCCAATCCAGTCAAATAAAACACGCCCTATTAGTGAGAGTTTCGACTGGGTTCACTCTATTGATCGACTCAAGATCGCACAACGCCTTAACGATCAGAGACCTAGCGGTCGTGATCCGTTGCAAGTCTTGCTGCAAGTCAACACCAGTGGCGAAGAAAGCAAATCTGGGATCAATGCAGCTGAAGCTCTGGAATTGGCTGCCGCTGTCGATGCGCTACCTAATCTGACGTTACGCGGACTGATGTCTATACCGGCAGCGGTTGCGAGTTATGAAGAACAACTGCAAGCCTTTAATCAACTAAAAGGCTTGTTTGATCAAATTAAATCCCAATATCCTCAGGTAGACACTTTATCTATGGGCATGAGTGGTGACATGGAAGCCGCTATCGAAGCTGGCAGTACAATGGTTCGCATTGGTACCGCTATTTTTGGTGCTCGAGATTATTCGAACAAACAATAG
- a CDS encoding YggT family protein codes for MNSMQFLVTTAFDLYIMIVILRIWLQAARADFYNPFSQFIVKATQPVLKPLRSIIPSIGSVDLATLTFAYVLCVLKFVLLMLIASNGAMAFSPDLLIIGLMALVKAAGKLLFWVLLLRAILSWVSQGRSPVEYVFHQLTEPLLAPIRRIIPAMGGLDLSVLVLFLGLQFANYLIGDLTTSLFGPIWYGL; via the coding sequence ATGAATTCAATGCAGTTTTTAGTGACTACCGCTTTTGATCTCTACATCATGATAGTCATTCTTCGAATTTGGTTGCAGGCGGCGCGAGCTGATTTCTACAACCCATTTTCTCAATTTATTGTTAAAGCTACGCAACCGGTATTAAAGCCACTACGTAGCATCATTCCATCTATTGGCAGTGTCGATCTCGCAACATTGACCTTTGCTTATGTACTGTGTGTATTGAAGTTTGTATTGCTGATGCTAATCGCTTCAAATGGCGCAATGGCCTTTAGCCCTGATTTATTAATCATTGGCTTGATGGCATTAGTAAAAGCGGCGGGTAAATTGCTATTTTGGGTATTACTACTACGCGCTATTTTAAGCTGGGTAAGCCAAGGCCGTAGCCCTGTAGAATATGTATTCCACCAGCTAACAGAGCCTTTGCTTGCGCCTATTCGCCGTATTATTCCTGCCATGGGCGGGCTTGATCTGAGCGTATTGGTACTGTTTCTTGGTCTACAATTTGCCAACTACTTAATCGGCGATCTAACGACTAGCCTATTTGGTCCAATTTGGTACGGACTATAA
- the proC gene encoding pyrroline-5-carboxylate reductase, with protein sequence MAHSVRNIAFIGSGNMAKSIIAGLLDSGYPAQAITATAPSEQSRDKVSQRFSISTTADNQLAATMADVIVLSVKPQIMSEVLAELANVDLENKLLISIAAGITIPRLQTMLGKEANFVRVMPNTPSLLGLGMSGLYAPETINQADQDFANELMQAVGETCWVDSEAQINSIIAAAGSSPAYFFLFMEAMQKEAIAQGFDEQTARQLVQQSALGAAQMVVANPNLDLSVLRQQVTSKGGTTAEAIATFNQHQLSDTVSKAMQAAVTRAEEMETLF encoded by the coding sequence TTGGCACATTCAGTACGTAATATCGCGTTTATTGGCTCTGGAAATATGGCAAAGTCTATCATTGCAGGTTTGCTTGATAGTGGCTATCCAGCTCAAGCCATTACCGCTACCGCTCCATCAGAGCAAAGCCGTGACAAGGTTAGCCAGCGTTTTTCTATTTCGACTACCGCTGATAATCAACTGGCAGCGACTATGGCAGATGTGATTGTGCTATCAGTCAAACCGCAGATTATGTCTGAAGTGTTGGCAGAGCTTGCCAATGTCGACCTTGAGAACAAACTGTTAATCTCAATTGCGGCGGGAATTACCATTCCTCGCCTACAAACCATGCTAGGTAAAGAAGCCAATTTTGTACGAGTGATGCCAAATACACCTTCTCTACTTGGTCTTGGCATGAGCGGCCTATACGCGCCAGAAACCATCAATCAAGCAGACCAAGATTTTGCTAATGAGCTGATGCAAGCGGTTGGCGAAACTTGCTGGGTTGATAGTGAAGCACAAATTAACTCGATTATTGCGGCAGCTGGTAGCTCTCCTGCGTATTTCTTCCTATTTATGGAAGCAATGCAAAAAGAAGCAATAGCGCAAGGTTTTGATGAACAAACTGCGCGTCAGCTAGTGCAACAATCCGCACTCGGAGCGGCACAAATGGTTGTTGCCAATCCAAATTTAGATTTATCCGTTTTGCGCCAGCAAGTCACTTCCAAAGGCGGTACTACCGCAGAAGCGATTGCGACATTTAACCAACATCAACTCTCTGACACTGTTTCTAAAGCGATGCAAGCTGCGGTTACTCGTGCAGAAGAGATGGAAACTCTTTTTTAA
- a CDS encoding type IV pilus twitching motility protein PilT yields the protein MDITELLRFSVKHNASDLHLSSGLPPMVRIDGDVRRLEMPEFSETEVHELIFDIMDDAQRSEFESNLELDFSIELAGVGRFRVNAFNQSRGASAVFRTIPTDIPTLEQLDCPPIFENIVNYEKGLVLVTGPTGSGKSTTLAAMVDYINRHHNKHILTIEDPIEFVHQSNKCLINQREVHRDTHSFKAALRSALREDPDVILVGELRDQETISLALTAAETGHLVFGTLHTSSAAKTIDRIIDVFPAGDKNMVRSMLSESLRAVIAQKLLKRVGGGRIACHEIMLANPAIRNLIREDKVAQMYSIIQTGASHGMKTMEQAANQLMQQNQVTREEVETKIEIQVGLGGGF from the coding sequence ATGGATATCACCGAATTACTTCGCTTTAGTGTAAAGCATAATGCTTCAGATCTACATCTTTCATCGGGCTTACCTCCTATGGTGAGGATAGACGGCGATGTGCGACGTCTGGAGATGCCAGAGTTTAGCGAGACTGAAGTCCACGAACTTATTTTTGATATCATGGATGATGCCCAACGAAGTGAGTTTGAGTCAAATCTAGAGTTGGATTTTTCGATCGAGCTTGCAGGCGTCGGGCGATTTAGGGTTAATGCCTTTAATCAAAGTCGCGGCGCTTCAGCGGTGTTTAGAACCATCCCTACAGATATCCCTACGCTTGAACAGCTAGATTGCCCGCCTATCTTCGAAAACATCGTCAATTATGAAAAAGGCTTAGTCTTGGTCACCGGCCCGACAGGATCGGGTAAATCTACCACGCTCGCGGCGATGGTGGACTATATTAATCGTCATCACAATAAACATATCTTGACCATTGAAGATCCGATTGAATTTGTACACCAAAGTAATAAGTGTTTGATCAATCAGCGTGAAGTACATCGTGATACGCACAGCTTCAAAGCGGCGCTCCGCTCAGCACTGCGTGAAGATCCAGATGTGATTTTGGTGGGAGAGTTGCGCGACCAAGAGACCATTAGTTTAGCGCTAACGGCCGCTGAAACAGGGCACTTGGTATTTGGCACATTGCACACCAGTTCGGCAGCCAAAACCATAGATAGAATTATTGATGTGTTTCCTGCCGGAGATAAAAACATGGTGCGCTCTATGCTTTCTGAATCACTGCGAGCGGTGATTGCGCAGAAGCTATTAAAGAGAGTGGGCGGCGGTCGTATTGCTTGTCATGAAATCATGTTGGCTAACCCAGCAATTAGAAATCTAATTCGGGAAGATAAAGTGGCGCAGATGTATTCCATTATCCAAACGGGCGCGTCACACGGCATGAAAACGATGGAGCAAGCGGCAAATCAATTGATGCAACAAAATCAGGTCACTAGAGAAGAAGTTGAAACTAAAATTGAGATTCAAGTCGGTCTTGGTGGCGGTTTTTAA
- a CDS encoding PilT/PilU family type 4a pilus ATPase, with the protein MELKELLGAMTQHKASDLYITVDAPCMFRVDGELQPFGEKLHQSGVTAFLDSIMDNDRRKEYRACREANFAIESESGRFRVSAFFQRDLPGAVIRHIETEIPSFEDLGLPDTLKDLAMVKRGLVLVVGATGSGKSTTLAAMVGHRNQHQHGHILTVEDPIEFVHQHQQSIVTQREVGLDTESYEIALKNSLRQAPDMIVIGEIRTPETMRYAMTFAETGHLCVATLHANNANQALERILHLVSKDQREHFLLDLSLNLKGIVGQQLLKAKDGKGRHVALEILLSTPRSSDLIRQGEIAEIKNYMSKTRQEGICTFDHSLFNLVMQDKITAEEALRSADSANDLRLMLKNQQGTKGSSPLDDVKIDMG; encoded by the coding sequence ATGGAATTGAAAGAGTTGTTAGGTGCAATGACACAGCACAAAGCGTCTGATCTTTACATTACAGTCGATGCACCTTGTATGTTTCGGGTCGATGGAGAGTTGCAACCGTTTGGTGAAAAGCTGCATCAATCGGGTGTAACGGCATTTTTAGACAGCATTATGGATAACGATAGGCGCAAAGAGTATCGAGCCTGTCGAGAAGCCAATTTTGCCATTGAAAGTGAATCGGGGCGTTTTCGTGTCAGCGCCTTTTTTCAGCGTGATTTACCCGGCGCGGTTATTCGACATATTGAGACAGAAATTCCGTCCTTTGAAGATCTTGGCTTACCCGATACCTTAAAAGATCTGGCTATGGTTAAGCGAGGTTTAGTGCTGGTGGTCGGAGCAACAGGCTCTGGTAAGTCGACAACGCTTGCCGCTATGGTGGGGCATAGAAATCAGCATCAACATGGGCATATTTTAACGGTAGAAGATCCGATTGAATTTGTGCATCAGCATCAGCAAAGCATAGTCACTCAGCGTGAAGTGGGTTTAGATACTGAAAGCTACGAAATCGCGCTGAAAAACTCGCTGCGACAAGCGCCCGATATGATAGTGATTGGCGAGATCCGCACCCCAGAAACCATGCGTTATGCGATGACTTTTGCGGAAACGGGGCACTTGTGTGTGGCAACCTTGCACGCAAATAATGCCAACCAAGCCTTAGAGCGGATTTTACATTTAGTCTCAAAAGATCAAAGAGAGCATTTTTTGTTGGATCTTTCGCTTAATTTAAAAGGGATTGTTGGCCAGCAACTGCTAAAAGCCAAAGATGGAAAAGGGCGTCATGTGGCATTGGAAATACTGCTTTCTACGCCAAGATCGTCCGATCTTATCCGACAAGGTGAGATTGCTGAAATAAAGAATTACATGAGTAAAACAAGGCAAGAGGGGATCTGCACTTTTGATCACTCTTTGTTTAACTTAGTGATGCAAGACAAGATCACTGCAGAAGAAGCGTTGCGCAGTGCAGATTCAGCCAACGATCTGCGTTTAATGCTTAAAAATCAGCAAGGGACTAAAGGTAGTAGTCCCTTAGATGACGTTAAGATTGATATGGGGTGA
- a CDS encoding DUF4426 domain-containing protein, whose amino-acid sequence MKKIFGAFLCGLLLASFAVPSWAGQFVRMKDIELHYSAFNSTFIAPKIARELKLKRNPYVALINISALDLYSVGKKPTQVTLTGTAKNLIGNTRTLTFKEITQGDAIYYLAELPITENETFRFEIKADAGTKGSGILRFNQTFHIQE is encoded by the coding sequence ATGAAGAAGATATTCGGCGCATTCTTATGTGGCTTACTGTTAGCAAGCTTTGCCGTGCCAAGTTGGGCAGGACAATTTGTACGCATGAAGGATATTGAACTGCACTACTCGGCGTTCAATTCAACATTTATTGCCCCTAAAATTGCTCGTGAGCTAAAGCTCAAAAGAAACCCTTATGTCGCGCTGATCAACATCAGCGCACTGGATCTCTACAGTGTAGGAAAAAAGCCGACTCAAGTTACCCTAACGGGAACGGCGAAGAACCTAATCGGTAATACCCGCACACTAACATTTAAAGAGATCACTCAAGGTGACGCTATCTATTATTTAGCCGAATTACCTATCACCGAAAATGAAACCTTCCGTTTTGAAATCAAAGCCGATGCAGGAACGAAAGGCAGTGGCATTCTTCGTTTTAATCAAACCTTCCATATTCAGGAGTAA